One genomic region from Frateuria soli encodes:
- a CDS encoding C40 family peptidase: MPCQRLIATAALFAALLAIAPAHAAQPTVPTPAMAPLLAPLPAANLASALAHATLPADPAALVPVQAEDAGPADEASRLRQALVALAMKLRDVRYVRGGRSPSTGFDCSGFVRYVFAHAIGLHLPANSARQFLAGTRVKRGDMQPGDLVFFHTRGKKRISHVGIYLDNGRFIHSPSAGKSVEVSSLDEAYWAKRFAGARRPEGIAQNG, encoded by the coding sequence ATGCCCTGCCAGCGCCTGATCGCCACCGCCGCCCTGTTTGCCGCGTTGCTCGCGATCGCGCCTGCGCATGCCGCCCAACCCACGGTTCCCACCCCGGCTATGGCGCCGCTGCTGGCCCCGCTGCCTGCGGCCAACCTGGCCTCGGCGTTGGCCCATGCCACGCTGCCGGCCGACCCGGCTGCGCTGGTGCCGGTGCAGGCCGAAGATGCCGGTCCGGCCGACGAGGCTTCCCGGCTGCGCCAGGCGCTGGTCGCGCTGGCGATGAAGCTGCGCGACGTGCGCTACGTCCGCGGCGGACGCTCGCCATCCACCGGTTTCGATTGCAGCGGTTTCGTGCGCTACGTGTTCGCCCATGCGATCGGCCTGCATCTGCCGGCCAACTCGGCGCGGCAGTTCCTGGCCGGCACCAGGGTCAAGCGTGGCGACATGCAACCGGGCGACCTGGTGTTCTTCCACACCCGCGGCAAGAAGCGCATCTCGCATGTGGGCATCTACCTGGACAACGGCCGCTTCATCCACTCGCCCTCGGCGGGCAAGTCGGTGGAGGTCTCCAGCCTCGACGAGGCGTACTGGGCCAAGCGGTTCGCCGGTGCGCGCCGTCCCGAGGGCATTGCGCAGAACGGTTGA
- a CDS encoding YggS family pyridoxal phosphate-dependent enzyme, whose amino-acid sequence MGEPADTLAARWAAVRQRVDEACRAAGRDPAGVDVLPVSKTFGPEVVREAAALGLTRFGENRVQELREKAAALADLKLEWVLIGHLQTNKARDVARLASEVQSLDRLELAEALHRRLEAEGRTLDVLVQVKTSPEESKQGLPPDELPAFLDRLRDHPMLRVRGLMTMAVQSDDAEAVRACFRGLRELRDAAVGRGHELPRLSMGMSGDFPLAIAEGATEVRIGTAIFGRR is encoded by the coding sequence ATGGGCGAGCCGGCCGACACGCTCGCCGCGCGCTGGGCCGCCGTGCGCCAGCGCGTGGATGAGGCCTGCCGCGCTGCCGGACGCGATCCAGCCGGGGTGGACGTGTTGCCGGTCAGCAAGACCTTCGGACCGGAAGTGGTTCGCGAGGCAGCTGCGCTGGGCCTCACGCGCTTCGGCGAGAACAGGGTGCAGGAGCTGCGCGAGAAGGCGGCCGCGCTGGCCGACCTCAAGCTCGAGTGGGTGCTGATCGGCCACCTGCAGACCAACAAGGCCAGGGACGTGGCGCGACTGGCCAGCGAGGTGCAATCGCTGGACCGGCTGGAACTGGCCGAGGCGCTGCACCGGCGCCTGGAGGCCGAAGGCCGCACGCTCGACGTGCTGGTGCAGGTCAAGACCTCGCCCGAGGAAAGCAAGCAGGGCCTCCCGCCGGATGAACTGCCGGCCTTCCTCGACCGCCTGCGCGATCACCCCATGCTGCGCGTGCGCGGGCTGATGACCATGGCCGTGCAATCGGACGATGCCGAGGCCGTGCGCGCCTGTTTCCGCGGTCTGCGTGAGCTGCGCGATGCCGCGGTGGGGCGGGGGCATGAGTTGCCGCGCCTGTCGATGGGCATGAGCGGGGATTTTCCGCTTGCCATCGCCGAGGGCGCCACCGAGGTTCGCATCGGCACGGCGATCTTCGGGCGGCGCTGA